The Tripterygium wilfordii isolate XIE 37 chromosome 4, ASM1340144v1, whole genome shotgun sequence genome has a window encoding:
- the LOC119997645 gene encoding replication termination factor 2: protein MHSRKTQLFLQSPNFETLTLNLDSSNPQTLSNLKLSILSDRRHSLSSFYFTLDGKALSDSTPIPNSRIAPLSTLVLSCRLSGGGGDGGATGAESRDCYLNMYAEKKPDKVDPNEQRLSKWLNCGLSNEPLTEPCVIDRLGNIFNKQALVEALLGKKLPKEFGYIKGLKDMINIKLSPIPSEVGERSDTRFQCPITGLEFNGKYKFFALRNCGHVLSAKALKEVKSSSCLVCHEEFKDSDRMVINGSDEEVAALRERMEEERAKIRDKKTKKVKNGNVVSVSVTGEEVDLVLDSSQMSGAKRRVDDKGVVKVSGKVEVNGKVENGGVTVKGSTNGPVVKKFKAAAPPNANKEVYASIFTSSRKSEFKETYSCRSLPLGRN, encoded by the coding sequence ATGCATTCCAGAAAAACCCAATTATTCCTCCAATCCCCAAATTtcgaaaccctaaccctaaacctagACTCGTCCAATCCCCAAACCCTTAGCAATCTCAAGCTCTCCATCCTTTCCGATCGCAGACACTCGCTTTCTAGTTTTTACTTTACCCTCGATGGCAAGGCTCTCAGTGATTCCACTCCGATACCGAATTCCCGAATCGCCCCGCTCTCCACCTTGGTTTTGAGTTGCCGCCTTTCCGGGGGTGGAGGAGATGGCGGGGCCACCGGGGCGGAGTCCCGAGACTGCTACCTCAACATGTATGCGGAGAAGAAGCCCGACAAGGTCGATCCAAACGAGCAGCGGCTATCAAAGTGGCTGAATTGCGGGCTCTCAAACGAGCCTCTGACTGAGCCCTGTGTGATTGATAGACTGGGGAACATATTCAACAAGCAAGCGCTTGTGGAGGCTTTGTTGGGGAAGAAATTACCCAAAGAGTTCGGGTATATAAAGGGGCTGAAGGATATGATCAATATTAAGCTCTCGCCCATTCCTAGTGAGGTTGGTGAGAGGAGTGATACACGGTTTCAGTGCCCAATCACGGGGCTTGAGTTTAATGGGAAGTATAAATTCTTTGCTTTGAGAAATTGTGGGCATGTGCTCAGTGCAAAGGCTTTGAAGGAGGTAAAATCATCCTCGTGTTTGGTTTGTCATGAGGAGTTCAAAGACTCAGATAGGATGGTGATTAATGGGAGTGATGAGGAGGTGGCGGCCCTGAGGGAGAGGATGGAAGAGGAGAGGGCAAAAATCAGGGATAAGAAgacaaagaaggtgaagaatgGGAATgttgtgagtgtgagtgtgactGGGGAGGAGGTTGACCTGGTGTTGGATTCATCACAAATGAGTGGAGCAAAGCGCAGGGTTGATGATAAGGGTGTGGTAAAGGTTTCAGGTAAAGTCGAGGTCAATGGAAAAGTTGAGAATGGTGGGGTTACAGTTAAGGGTTCTACCAATGGCCCTGTGGTGAAGAAGTTTAAAGCTGCTGCCCCTCCTAATGCTAATAAGGAAGTGTATGCATCAATATTTACTTCGTCTAGGAAGTCAGAATTTAAGGAGACTTATAGTTGCAGGTCGCTCCCCCTTGGCCGGAATTGA